CAGCATGTCCGGCCAGACGATCGAGGTCCTCAACACGGATGCCGAAGGGCGGCTGGTGCTGTGCGACGCGCTGCACTGGACGCAGGACACCTTCAGGCCGAAGCGCATCGTCGATTTCGCGACGCTGACGGGGGCCATGCTGATCGCACTAGGCCACGAACATGGCGGCGTGTTCGCCAATGACGACAGCCTTGCCGAAGACCTGCTCGAGGCGGGAAAGGCGACCGGCGACAAGCTCTGGCGCTTCCCGCTTTCGCCTGCTTACGACAAGCTCCTCGACAGCCCGATCGCCGACATGAAGAACATCGGGCCGCGCGAAGCGGGATCGATTACCGCAGCGCAGTTCCTGAAGCGCTTCATTCGCGACGATGTGCCATGGGCGCACTGCGACATAGCGGGCATGGTCTGGGCGAAGACGCCGGGCCGGACCTGGGGCAAGGGCGCGACCGGTTACGGCGTGCGCCTCATCGACCGTTTCGTTCGCGACACGCTGGAAGGCTGAACCGCGGACAGACCATGGGCGGCATGCGAAAGAAGGGCGATCTGCCGCAGAAAATCTGCGCGGCATGCGGTCGCCCCTTCGCATGGCGCAAGAAATGGGCGCGCGACTGGGACGAGGTCCGCTACTGCTCGGAACGATGCCGGCGTAACAAGGCGGGGACCGCCCAGTGAGAGTCGATTTCTACCAGCTCTCGCGAGATCCGGTGGAGCGGGTCATCCCCCTCATCGCGCGCAAGGTCCTCGAACGGCAGGATCGCCTGCTGGTCGTGTCGAAGGAACGCGACCAGCTTTCCGCGATCAACGAAGCCCTGTGGAGCGCGTCCGGAAGCGATTTCCTCGCCAACGGCTTCGCCCAAGAGCCGCATCCCGAACGCCAGCCGATCCTCCTGTCCGAGCAGGCAGAAGCGGTGAACGGCGCGAAGATCGCTATCCTGGCGGACGGCGTCTGGCGCGAAGAGGCGGCTTCGCTCGACCGCATCCTGCTGATGTTCGGCGAGGCGCAGACCCAGGCGGCACGGGACCTGTGGCGCGCCTTCGGAATGCGGGACGAGGCGGAAACGCACATTTTCAAGCAGCGACCGGACGGTGGCTGGAAGGAAGGCCGGTAGGCCCGCTATTCTCTCCGTCGGAAGGATGGTATGACCGAAGGACCCACGGGTCGCAGCGTGAACGGAGGAGTTCTCATGCGAATTGCTGTTGCCTTGGCTGCCGTGATTGCTTTGTCGGGTTGTGATGGCGGTGCGTCCGACGACACCCCTGAAGCCCGCGGGGACGCGAGCGGCGGCGAATATCGCCAGACCTTCGATCTGGGCGATGGCAACGATGCCGAGGTTCGCGCAGGCGGAAACATCGACGTGCAGCTGCCTGCCGGCTTTACCGTCTATCCAGGGGCCGAGGTTGTCACCACGATGTCCGCCAGCTCGGCTGATGGCGAGGGGCGCACCACGATGATGACCACGAACGATGATCCGGCAGACGTTATCGCCTTCTATCGCAAGCAGGCCGAGGCTGCCGGTTTCGCCATCGCGAACGAGATGGACAGCGGCACTGCGCGGATGATCAGCGGACAGTCCGCCGACGGAACCGGTCTCAACGTCATTGTCGGCACCGGGGAGGACGGCACGACCATCTCCCTATCGATCGGAAAAGCGGGTTCGTCCGGGAACTGAGTTTTCGCAGGTCGTCAGGGCGTGGAGCACCTTGCGTCGCAGCCCCTCTGCGCATAGAGGCGCGCGCGATCCTCTCTCTCCACCAAAATCGTATTCGAAGGAATTGACCATGGCGGCCAACCGCACGTTCTCGATCATCAAGCCCGACGCCACGCGTCGCAACCTGACCGGCGCGGTCACCAAGATGCTGGAGGAAGCCGGCCTGCGCGTGGTCGCTTCCAAGCGCATCCGCATGACCGAAGACCAGGCCAAGGGCTTCTACGAAGTGCACAAGGACCGGCCGTTCTACGGCGAGCTGGTCGAATTCATGACCTCCGGCCCCGTGGTCGTGCAGGTCCTCGAAGGCGAAGACGCCGTGAAGCGCAACCGCGACGTGATGGGCGCCACCAATCCGGACGATGCCGCCGAAGGTACCATCCGCAAGGCGTTCGCGGAATCGATCGAAGCCAATTCGGTCCATGGTTCGGACAGCGACGAAAATGCCCAGAAGGAAATCGCCTTCTTCTTCGACGAAGACGAAATAGTCGGCTGATTTGTTTCGGGGAGTCGCGCGTTTCGCGTGCGACTCCTCCAGACGCGCCTTTTGCGATACACTGTCCCCCGGCGATTCGAAGGCGGGAGGGCTGGTCGATGGCTGTTGAAAGGCGTGTGTCCGGGACTGGATCGGCTGGTCCGATCCTGCCGACGCGCTCCTGTCAGGCACAGGCATTCAAGGCTCCCCATCCGTTCGGCCGGGGAGGGCGCTGAATGCACAGGAATTGCCGGACGCTCGAACGTTTCTTTACCGCGCTCAACGACCGCGATCTCGCGACCTGCGGGAAGCTTCTCGACGCGGACGTCGTCGTGACTGACAATGCGATGGAAAGCCTATCCGGCGTGGCGCCGGCACGGCAGATGTTCGCCAACCTGCTGCGCGTCGATCCCTCTTTCCATGTCGAACTGAAGGACTGCATCTATCGCGACGGGAAGGTGCGTGCGCGTGGCCGGGTCCGTTCCGACATCGCCGAACTGGCCGGCCCCTGCCTGTGGGAGACCCGGGTGGCGAAGGGCCGTATCCGGCATTATCAGAGCTTCCGGGCGGGAAGCAACGTGTCCTTCGTGCGCATGCTGACGGACGAAGGCGGCGCCGATCAGGCGCACACTCTCTAGCGCGCCGTAAATACCGCTCAGATGTCGAACGCCGCCGCGAGCCTGCCGGGCGCGACCGCGCGCCAGCTCCGCTCCAGCCAGTAGTCGACCTGCTCCCAGTCGCAATCCTTGCGGTTCAGAACCAGTCCGACCCAGCCGCTCGCCCCGTAATAGGCCGGGCGGTAGAATGTGTCCGGATCGCGCTCGACCAACTCGGCCAGCTCCTCCTGTCCGCTCGTCTTCACGAGAACCGCCACATGCGCCTCGCCATGGTGCCGGTCGGAGAAATGGGCGAAGAACTTGCCCGACTTGCCCGCCAGTTTGAATGCGGGCGCGCCGTGGCTTTCGCGCTCTTCCGATTCCGGCAGGGCCAAGGCACGGCGACGCAATTCTTCCAGTAGCCAGTCGGGCCGGAATGGCCGCGCGCACCATTCGTCCAGTACGCGTGAATACAGTTGGTGCTCGGCGAACTGCACGCGCCGGGCGAGGCTTTCGGCGGTTTCACTTTCGCGAATGGCGACTTCAGCCTGTCCCAGCACCGACCCGGCGTCCAATTCCTGCGTCACCAGGTGAACGCTGCACCCGCCATGCGGATCGCCGGCCTCGATCGCCTTGCGGTGGGTTTCCAGCCCCGGATAGGCCGGCAGCAGGGACGGATGGATGTTGAGGATGCGGTCCTCCCAACGCTCGACGAAGCCGGGTGTCAGGATGCGCATGTATCCCGCCAGCGCGATATATTCCGCCCCGGCATTCCGCGCCGCCGCTTCCATCGCGGCATCGTGTTCGGCGCGGGGGACGCCCCCGTGCGCCAAGGCGAAGGTCTCTATCCCTTCTGCTTCGGCGAGGGCTAGCCCGGGGGCCTCCGGATCGTTCGCCGCGACCAGCACGATTTCGAAATGGGTTTCGGGGAGTCGGCCGGCATATAGCAGGGCCGCCATGTTCGTGCCGGCGCCCGAGATGAAGGCAGCCACGCGCGCCTTCCTGGCGGCGCGGGGCGTGTCAGGCATCGTGGTCGGCGGTCCAGGCCGATGCGGCCTGCCACTGGCCCGCATCCCCGCGCACCGTGCATCCGCGCTGTCCTTCCACCAGCGTGCCGATGCGCCAGACCGTCTCGCCGGCGTCCTGCATCGCCGCTTCCACGGCGGCG
This genomic interval from Qipengyuania sp. JC766 contains the following:
- a CDS encoding nuclear transport factor 2 family protein; protein product: MHRNCRTLERFFTALNDRDLATCGKLLDADVVVTDNAMESLSGVAPARQMFANLLRVDPSFHVELKDCIYRDGKVRARGRVRSDIAELAGPCLWETRVAKGRIRHYQSFRAGSNVSFVRMLTDEGGADQAHTL
- the purN gene encoding phosphoribosylglycinamide formyltransferase, with translation MPDTPRAARKARVAAFISGAGTNMAALLYAGRLPETHFEIVLVAANDPEAPGLALAEAEGIETFALAHGGVPRAEHDAAMEAAARNAGAEYIALAGYMRILTPGFVERWEDRILNIHPSLLPAYPGLETHRKAIEAGDPHGGCSVHLVTQELDAGSVLGQAEVAIRESETAESLARRVQFAEHQLYSRVLDEWCARPFRPDWLLEELRRRALALPESEERESHGAPAFKLAGKSGKFFAHFSDRHHGEAHVAVLVKTSGQEELAELVERDPDTFYRPAYYGASGWVGLVLNRKDCDWEQVDYWLERSWRAVAPGRLAAAFDI
- the ndk gene encoding nucleoside-diphosphate kinase yields the protein MAANRTFSIIKPDATRRNLTGAVTKMLEEAGLRVVASKRIRMTEDQAKGFYEVHKDRPFYGELVEFMTSGPVVVQVLEGEDAVKRNRDVMGATNPDDAAEGTIRKAFAESIEANSVHGSDSDENAQKEIAFFFDEDEIVG
- a CDS encoding DNA polymerase III subunit chi, encoding MRVDFYQLSRDPVERVIPLIARKVLERQDRLLVVSKERDQLSAINEALWSASGSDFLANGFAQEPHPERQPILLSEQAEAVNGAKIAILADGVWREEAASLDRILLMFGEAQTQAARDLWRAFGMRDEAETHIFKQRPDGGWKEGR
- a CDS encoding DUF2256 domain-containing protein, yielding MGGMRKKGDLPQKICAACGRPFAWRKKWARDWDEVRYCSERCRRNKAGTAQ